Proteins encoded together in one Flavobacterium keumense window:
- a CDS encoding MFS transporter, with product MNQHKKSSLWTVIGASSVGTMIEWYDFYIFGSLATIISTKFFPSDNPTAAFLSTLATFAAGFVVRPFGALFFGRLGDLIGRKYTFMVTLLLMGGATFMIGCIPSYETIGFMAPTLVLILRLLQGLALGGEYGGAATYVAEHAGPGQRGYWTSWIQTTATIGLFVSLFVIMATKSSMTKEAFEDWGWRVPFWVSILMILVSYLIRKNMSESPEFAKVKAEGKTSKNPLKESFGHKLNFKFVLLALFGLVMGQGVVWYTGQFYAMSFIEKTMGLADQKGDIMMIAILMATPFFVFFGWLSDRIGRKWLMLVGILIAVVSYRPVYKAMYETTSIKNKTEIVEKTVVVAETKENKEALDSVYTTTKEFTDGATWKEVKTVALENGVAKIVDGKPKVDKVTTMVVNDSDKWMVTLLVFFQIFLVTMVYGPTAAFLVELFPAKIRYTSMSLPYHIGNGIFGGLLPAIATSLVVSAGKLNDAAVAAGNEPVVQDAYLEGLWYPIIIGAICFVIGAIYVDGKSTAHKE from the coding sequence ATGAATCAACACAAAAAAAGCTCCTTATGGACTGTAATTGGAGCATCTTCAGTAGGTACCATGATCGAATGGTATGACTTTTACATCTTTGGTAGTTTAGCTACTATTATTTCAACTAAATTTTTCCCTTCAGACAATCCAACAGCTGCCTTCCTTTCTACTTTGGCAACATTTGCTGCAGGTTTCGTAGTGCGCCCTTTTGGAGCGTTATTCTTTGGTCGCCTTGGAGACTTAATTGGACGTAAATACACGTTCATGGTTACTCTATTATTAATGGGTGGGGCTACCTTCATGATTGGATGTATTCCTAGCTATGAAACTATTGGTTTTATGGCACCAACATTAGTATTAATTTTACGTTTACTTCAAGGTCTTGCTCTTGGTGGAGAATATGGTGGTGCTGCTACTTATGTAGCCGAACATGCTGGTCCAGGACAAAGAGGTTACTGGACTTCATGGATTCAAACTACGGCTACTATTGGTTTATTTGTTTCTCTTTTTGTAATTATGGCTACAAAAAGCTCCATGACTAAAGAAGCCTTTGAAGATTGGGGATGGAGAGTACCGTTCTGGGTTTCTATCTTAATGATCTTGGTTTCTTACTTAATTCGTAAAAACATGAGTGAATCTCCTGAATTTGCGAAAGTAAAAGCAGAAGGAAAAACCAGTAAAAACCCATTAAAAGAAAGTTTTGGACACAAATTAAACTTCAAATTTGTATTATTAGCTTTATTTGGACTTGTGATGGGGCAAGGTGTAGTTTGGTACACTGGACAATTCTATGCGATGAGTTTTATTGAAAAAACGATGGGACTTGCAGATCAAAAGGGAGATATTATGATGATTGCAATTTTAATGGCAACTCCATTCTTCGTGTTTTTCGGTTGGTTATCTGACAGAATTGGTAGAAAATGGTTAATGCTTGTTGGGATTTTGATCGCTGTTGTATCTTACAGACCCGTTTACAAAGCAATGTACGAAACTACAAGCATCAAAAACAAAACTGAAATCGTAGAAAAAACAGTTGTAGTAGCTGAAACAAAAGAAAATAAAGAGGCATTAGATTCTGTTTATACTACTACTAAAGAATTTACAGATGGTGCTACTTGGAAAGAAGTAAAAACCGTTGCCTTAGAAAACGGAGTAGCTAAAATTGTTGATGGAAAACCAAAAGTAGACAAAGTAACTACAATGGTTGTTAACGATTCTGACAAATGGATGGTAACTTTATTAGTTTTCTTCCAGATCTTTTTAGTAACTATGGTATACGGGCCAACAGCAGCTTTCTTAGTAGAATTGTTCCCTGCAAAAATCCGTTATACTTCGATGTCATTACCGTATCATATTGGAAATGGAATCTTTGGAGGATTATTACCAGCTATCGCTACATCATTAGTTGTAAGCGCAGGTAAATTAAATGATGCTGCAGTTGCTGCAGGAAATGAACCTGTGGTACAAGACGCTTATTTAGAGGGGCTTTGGTATCCAATTATTATCGGAGCTATCTGTTTTGTAATTGGAGCTATCTATGTTGATGGTAAAAGTACCGCTCATAAAGAATAA
- a CDS encoding IS1/IS1595 family N-terminal zinc-binding domain-containing protein: MEIVSCPKCQNNHIIKSGIINNKQRYLCKKCNYFFTVNKMGKKIDDYYVTKALQLYLEGLSYREIERIIGVSHVTISNWVKSFNIKKPSHTDYHPTYKIFNHLELVEYLKNKELLSGAGMIITELGDKFMLIKWERFKD; this comes from the coding sequence ATGGAAATTGTATCCTGCCCAAAATGCCAAAATAACCACATCATCAAAAGTGGCATTATCAACAACAAACAAAGGTATTTATGTAAAAAATGTAACTATTTTTTTACGGTCAATAAAATGGGTAAAAAGATAGATGATTATTATGTTACCAAGGCATTACAATTGTACTTAGAAGGTTTAAGCTATCGCGAAATAGAGCGTATTATTGGGGTTTCGCATGTTACTATTAGCAACTGGGTAAAAAGCTTTAATATCAAAAAACCTTCTCATACTGACTACCATCCTACTTATAAGATATTTAATCATTTAGAACTCGTAGAGTATTTAAAAAATAAAGAATTGTTATCAGGAGCAGGTATGATTATTACCGAACTAGGTGATAAATTTATGCTTATAAAATGGGAGCGATTCAAAGATTAA
- a CDS encoding type III pantothenate kinase: MILTIDVGNTRIKGAVFENDTFLEQFLFEPNALQNAIENILIQYPDTTHLVVASVGKLGEEAFSSLATKVSIHFVTHTDAFPFLNAYATPQTLGIDRMVLAAGATLCYPAQNRLVIDVGTCVTYDFISQDDVYLGGAISPGLRLRYESLHNYTAKLPLLASECPDYFIGNSTANSIHSGVVNGLAHEIDGFIEEYRTRYSNFIIILTGGDAEFLAKRLKNTIFANSNFLLESLNQTFQYKIKND, from the coding sequence ATGATTCTAACAATAGATGTAGGCAATACCCGAATTAAAGGTGCTGTTTTTGAGAACGATACCTTTTTGGAACAATTCCTTTTTGAACCGAATGCGTTGCAAAATGCAATTGAAAATATTTTAATACAATACCCAGACACCACTCATTTGGTAGTGGCTAGTGTTGGAAAATTAGGAGAGGAAGCTTTTTCAAGTCTAGCTACTAAGGTATCCATTCATTTTGTAACACATACGGATGCTTTTCCGTTTTTGAATGCGTATGCGACCCCGCAAACCTTAGGAATTGATCGAATGGTTTTGGCTGCAGGCGCTACTTTGTGTTATCCAGCTCAAAACCGCTTGGTAATTGATGTGGGAACTTGTGTTACTTATGATTTCATCAGTCAAGACGATGTGTATTTAGGAGGAGCCATTTCCCCGGGCTTGCGGTTGAGGTATGAATCGTTACACAATTATACGGCAAAACTCCCTTTATTAGCATCAGAATGTCCGGATTATTTCATTGGGAATTCCACAGCAAATTCTATTCATTCGGGTGTAGTAAATGGTTTGGCACATGAAATAGATGGCTTTATAGAAGAGTATCGCACACGCTATTCAAATTTTATCATAATTTTAACGGGTGGCGACGCAGAATTTTTGGCTAAACGATTAAAAAATACCATATTTGCCAATTCAAATTTTCTTTTAGAGAGTTTGAACCAAACCTTTCAATATAAAATCAAAAATGATTAA
- a CDS encoding outer membrane protein transport protein, with product MIKKIIVSTCLLFSFVSFAQEGTASPYSFFGIGDVRYKGTAEMRSMAGIGVEQDSIHINLDNPASFASLKLTTFALGGSLATTQLKNASTSSGVQRVTLDYLAVGLPMGKLGVGFGLIPFSSVGYKIQSIAPDASQNSKRFDGSGGLNKVFFGVGYAISPSLSFGADAHYNFGKIETSNLEFLSGIPVGTRETNNAILSGFNFNLGLLFQKSLTKKINLYSSLNYARESTLKSTNTSAISTVLIDAQFNTTLVDAASDVVTNANLKIPSKLTVGLGIGASKKWLIAAQLSTRDAASLANTYNSFNNVSYEKYQKYSVGGYFIPNYSSFASYGKRLVYRAGLKYEKTGLVVNSKSIQDTGLTLGIGFPVTGSFSNANIGLELGKKGTTQSNLVQENYMNFCLSLSLNDKWFQKRKYN from the coding sequence ATGATTAAAAAAATTATAGTAAGCACTTGTTTGCTTTTTTCATTCGTATCTTTTGCACAAGAAGGAACTGCTTCTCCGTATTCGTTTTTTGGAATTGGTGATGTTCGCTATAAAGGAACAGCAGAAATGCGATCTATGGCAGGTATAGGTGTGGAACAAGATAGTATTCATATTAATTTGGACAATCCAGCTAGTTTTGCCTCACTTAAGTTAACTACATTTGCTTTAGGAGGTAGTCTAGCTACCACTCAATTAAAAAATGCATCCACTTCGTCAGGAGTTCAAAGGGTTACTTTGGACTATTTGGCTGTTGGGTTACCCATGGGAAAATTGGGTGTTGGTTTTGGATTGATTCCTTTTTCGTCGGTGGGTTATAAAATACAGTCAATAGCTCCAGATGCTTCACAAAACAGTAAACGTTTTGATGGTTCAGGAGGGCTTAACAAAGTGTTTTTTGGTGTAGGGTATGCTATTTCACCTTCTTTAAGTTTTGGAGCCGATGCGCATTATAATTTTGGAAAAATAGAAACTTCAAATTTGGAATTTTTATCGGGTATTCCAGTAGGGACAAGAGAAACCAATAATGCGATTCTTTCTGGATTTAATTTTAATTTGGGTTTACTATTTCAAAAGAGTCTTACCAAAAAAATAAACTTGTACTCTAGTTTGAATTATGCACGTGAAAGTACTTTGAAGTCTACCAACACTAGTGCTATTTCAACTGTTTTGATTGATGCGCAGTTCAATACCACACTGGTAGATGCGGCAAGTGATGTAGTTACCAATGCTAATTTAAAAATTCCGAGTAAGCTCACAGTCGGTTTAGGAATTGGTGCGTCTAAAAAATGGTTAATTGCAGCACAGCTAAGCACTAGAGATGCTGCCTCATTAGCCAATACCTACAATTCATTTAATAATGTTTCTTATGAAAAATATCAGAAATATAGTGTAGGAGGTTATTTTATTCCTAATTATAGTTCATTTGCTAGTTATGGTAAACGTTTGGTATATAGGGCTGGCTTGAAATATGAAAAAACAGGATTGGTTGTGAATTCAAAATCAATACAAGACACAGGTCTGACTTTAGGAATTGGTTTTCCGGTTACAGGTTCTTTTTCCAATGCTAATATTGGTTTAGAGTTGGGTAAAAAAGGGACTACACAATCTAACTTAGTTCAAGAAAATTACATGAATTTTTGTTTGAGTTTATCATTAAATGATAAATGGTTTCAGAAAAGAAAGTACAATTAA
- the lptC gene encoding LPS export ABC transporter periplasmic protein LptC, with the protein MNFFSKNKLIQGLSIVFFLLILGCESNFKEIQKDNFSDFVPSSEADKINLKYTDSGKITAILISDKMKDYAVVDFPFTEFPKGIHATFYDKKAKKTQVTSDYAISYKQTGIIDLQGKVKIVSDDGQMLETQQLYYDQKNAWFFTERKFKFTSPKGISNGQGIDFSKDFKVINSQRITGEVDSNQ; encoded by the coding sequence ATGAATTTTTTCAGCAAAAATAAACTAATTCAAGGTTTATCAATAGTGTTTTTTCTATTGATTCTAGGTTGCGAGAGTAATTTTAAAGAAATTCAGAAAGATAATTTTTCAGATTTTGTACCTAGTAGCGAAGCGGATAAAATCAATTTGAAATACACGGATTCCGGAAAGATTACGGCTATTTTAATTAGTGATAAAATGAAGGATTATGCAGTAGTAGATTTTCCTTTTACTGAGTTTCCAAAAGGAATTCATGCTACTTTTTATGACAAGAAGGCCAAAAAAACACAAGTTACATCCGATTATGCAATTTCATACAAACAAACTGGAATTATTGATTTGCAGGGTAAGGTAAAAATAGTGTCTGATGACGGCCAGATGTTAGAAACACAACAATTGTACTATGATCAAAAAAACGCTTGGTTTTTTACTGAACGAAAATTTAAATTTACTTCTCCTAAAGGAATTTCAAATGGCCAAGGAATAGATTTTAGTAAAGATTTTAAAGTAATCAATTCACAAAGAATAACAGGTGAAGTAGATTCAAACCAATAA